In a single window of the Nitrospinota bacterium genome:
- a CDS encoding tetratricopeptide repeat protein encodes MWQKPLLRLFGAALALVSFNAGYNYAQSSPATIEQINFAAQDGGTRMIIVTREDLKLHPFYDRASKIISIRMPEADALKAVFDVSYKDGLVESVKLERDQAGGGLRLILSFTTPDVAFHRVKVENSQNIALDFTPREKGVKIKGVTPEQFMARFTARPEEPKAETAAPMEPAPEQAVVAETASPAPEEPAPKTEMTPEDQARYEAMFASQDEKYTIMEQNSGRAEFIAIMYSLQKQKFEDVTAQADAFFAKYPKSVYLERVYFTKADALYMLAKKDKIKISEALEAFETALELYPQSPMSQMGMMRRASLYEDLEFNMEAMVELNMARKYKPDSKYAVHAMIGRAKILIRQKKYNKAYDELQKILLLYPNRREVRDVKYLIAEAYHDQGKYGLAKVVFDESMRLWPTYPKAHPTVFMKIAENFYKLGEKEKALEFFTNISNLFPSASVGRKAMLRMGDLYAEKSLKKDAAQIFETVAVRFPDTSESVLARLRLATMGAEDPELIKHSDIFDYRAFEDPLKTFDEIVARYAEVHGEEALIRKGKALALRKRYVASILAYKELLRNYPGTRMSEEVFGLVRGNFLKLIDTFHEQDGFFLVLLTYYDNFNPFLRSVTETETLIKIADSFGAMTLYDRSAEYYRLANASDPEGKYREVTDFRMAKARLFNGQVIESEKLLRKYMEDFPKSPNAITARHFLGHALLNQNKPAEAATEWRLAIEKDPRNQLVSNTAYQLGRLYRGQKQYSLAIDAFNMALASWRPLIKTMEDPAHVKDSLYYLAESLYRDGDYAMAIREANRFVGRYPDDGRNSWMEYIISASLSNVNEDEKANARLKSLAEKDKGLIGKVASAKLRNEDWKRKNPEVFPD; translated from the coding sequence ATGTGGCAAAAACCGCTCCTTAGGCTGTTTGGGGCCGCGCTGGCGCTGGTTTCCTTCAATGCGGGCTACAACTACGCCCAAAGCTCCCCGGCCACCATCGAACAGATAAATTTTGCCGCCCAGGATGGCGGAACCCGCATGATAATCGTCACCCGGGAGGATTTAAAGCTACACCCCTTCTACGACAGGGCCTCCAAAATCATCTCCATCCGCATGCCAGAGGCAGACGCCCTAAAGGCGGTTTTCGACGTCAGTTATAAAGACGGCCTGGTGGAGTCGGTGAAACTTGAGCGCGACCAGGCCGGTGGCGGCCTGCGCCTGATACTGTCATTCACCACGCCAGACGTGGCGTTCCACCGGGTAAAGGTGGAGAACAGCCAGAACATCGCGCTGGATTTTACCCCAAGGGAAAAGGGGGTGAAGATAAAGGGTGTAACCCCGGAACAGTTCATGGCCAGGTTCACGGCCAGGCCGGAGGAGCCCAAGGCTGAAACCGCCGCTCCAATGGAGCCCGCGCCGGAGCAGGCCGTTGTGGCCGAAACCGCGTCCCCGGCGCCGGAGGAGCCCGCGCCGAAAACGGAGATGACACCGGAAGATCAAGCCCGATACGAGGCAATGTTCGCCAGCCAGGACGAAAAATACACCATCATGGAGCAAAACTCCGGCAGGGCGGAGTTCATTGCTATCATGTATTCCCTGCAGAAACAGAAGTTCGAGGATGTAACGGCCCAGGCCGACGCGTTCTTCGCCAAATACCCGAAGTCCGTTTACCTGGAGCGGGTATATTTCACCAAGGCCGACGCCCTTTACATGCTGGCCAAGAAAGACAAAATAAAGATCTCCGAAGCCCTGGAGGCTTTCGAGACGGCGCTGGAGCTGTACCCCCAATCCCCCATGAGCCAGATGGGCATGATGCGCCGGGCCTCCCTTTACGAGGACCTGGAGTTCAACATGGAGGCCATGGTGGAGCTGAACATGGCCCGGAAATACAAACCGGACAGCAAATACGCCGTACATGCCATGATCGGGCGGGCAAAAATACTTATCCGGCAGAAGAAGTACAACAAGGCTTACGACGAGCTTCAGAAGATCCTCCTGCTGTATCCCAACCGGCGGGAGGTGCGCGACGTAAAATACCTTATAGCCGAGGCGTATCACGACCAGGGCAAATACGGGCTGGCCAAGGTGGTCTTCGACGAGTCCATGAGGCTGTGGCCCACCTACCCCAAGGCCCATCCCACCGTATTCATGAAGATCGCCGAGAACTTCTACAAGCTCGGCGAGAAAGAAAAGGCGCTGGAGTTTTTCACGAACATAAGTAACCTGTTCCCCAGCGCGTCCGTGGGGCGCAAGGCCATGTTGCGCATGGGAGACCTTTACGCAGAAAAATCGTTGAAGAAAGACGCGGCGCAAATATTCGAGACCGTGGCCGTTCGCTTCCCGGACACCAGCGAGTCTGTATTGGCCCGTTTGCGGCTGGCCACCATGGGCGCCGAAGATCCGGAATTGATAAAGCATAGCGACATATTCGACTATCGCGCCTTCGAAGACCCCCTCAAGACATTCGACGAGATAGTAGCCAGGTATGCCGAGGTTCATGGCGAGGAGGCGCTGATAAGAAAAGGCAAGGCGCTGGCCTTGCGCAAACGCTATGTGGCCTCCATTTTGGCGTACAAGGAGCTTTTGAGAAACTATCCGGGCACACGGATGTCCGAGGAGGTGTTCGGGCTGGTGCGGGGTAATTTCCTTAAACTTATCGACACATTCCACGAGCAGGACGGGTTTTTCCTGGTGCTCCTCACCTATTACGACAATTTCAACCCGTTCCTGCGAAGCGTCACGGAAACGGAAACGCTCATAAAAATAGCCGACAGTTTCGGCGCCATGACCCTGTACGACAGGTCCGCCGAATATTATCGCCTTGCCAACGCCAGCGACCCTGAAGGCAAATACCGGGAGGTTACGGATTTCCGCATGGCCAAGGCGCGGCTGTTCAACGGGCAGGTGATAGAGTCTGAAAAGCTCCTTCGCAAATACATGGAGGATTTCCCCAAAAGCCCCAACGCCATTACCGCCCGGCATTTCCTGGGCCATGCGTTGCTCAACCAGAACAAGCCTGCGGAGGCGGCCACCGAATGGCGGCTGGCCATAGAAAAAGACCCGCGGAACCAGCTGGTTTCAAACACCGCCTACCAGTTGGGCAGGCTGTACAGGGGCCAGAAGCAATACAGCCTGGCCATAGACGCGTTCAACATGGCCCTGGCCTCCTGGCGTCCATTGATCAAAACCATGGAAGATCCTGCCCATGTGAAGGACTCCCTCTATTACCTTGCCGAGTCCCTTTACCGCGACGGTGATTACGCCATGGCCATCCGCGAAGCCAACCGGTTCGTGGGACGATACCCCGATGACGGCAGAAACAGCTGGATGGAGTACATAATTTCAGCCTCCCTCTCCAACGTGAACGAAGACGAAAAAGCCAACGCCAGGCTAAAGTCGCTGGCGGAAAAAGACAAAGGGCTCATCGGCAAAGTGGCCTCCGCCAAACTGCGCAACGAGGACTGGAAACGCAAGAACCCCGAGGTGTTCCCGGATTAA
- the sdhA gene encoding succinate dehydrogenase flavoprotein subunit, with the protein MYTHDVIIVGSGLAGLRAAMELVGRFDVAILTKVYPSRSHSGAAQGGVAAALGNVDGDTPEAHIFDTVKGSDYLGDQDAIEIMCNDAPAAIYEMEKLGCPFSRTGENKIAQRAFGGHSFQRACFSADRTGHALLHTLFEQSMKNAGKLQVYSEWYVTRLIVEDGVARGVVAFDIKTGRLEVFHGKTILFATGGYGRAYQITSNAYANTGDGITAAYRAGVPLMDMEFVQFHPTGLYQHGILLSEAARGEGGYLLNGLGERFMSKYAPSKMELGPRDIVSRSAQTEIDEGRGAGPNKDYVYLDLRHLGKEKLMERLPQIYNLAKDFIGVDAMKNPVPIQPTAHYSMGGIPADNDCQVLADEKGNLVKGFFAAGECSCVSVHGANRLGTNSLLDALVFGRRAGKKLAEVTGGMDWSPVDERKELDAALNEIRALREASGSEDMTSIRSELKNTMTYKAGVYRNGDDLGQAHKKIKELQERFKRAPMADKGNTFNTNMVESLELAHMLEYSELIVAGAIERKESRGAHARKDHPTRDDAGWLKHTMAFKTADGGYELRYKPVRITRFQPQERKY; encoded by the coding sequence ATGTACACACATGACGTTATTATAGTTGGCTCCGGGCTGGCCGGCCTTCGCGCCGCCATGGAGCTTGTGGGCCGGTTCGACGTGGCCATCCTCACAAAAGTCTATCCCAGCCGGAGCCACTCCGGCGCGGCGCAGGGTGGTGTGGCCGCCGCCTTGGGCAACGTGGACGGGGACACGCCCGAAGCCCACATTTTCGACACCGTAAAAGGGTCGGACTACCTGGGTGACCAGGACGCCATCGAGATAATGTGCAACGACGCGCCCGCGGCCATATATGAGATGGAAAAGCTGGGCTGTCCCTTCTCCCGCACCGGAGAGAATAAAATAGCCCAGCGGGCTTTCGGCGGCCACTCGTTCCAGAGGGCCTGTTTCTCGGCGGACCGCACTGGTCACGCCCTGCTTCACACCCTGTTCGAGCAGTCCATGAAGAACGCCGGGAAGCTTCAGGTTTATTCCGAATGGTACGTCACCCGCCTTATAGTTGAAGACGGCGTGGCCAGGGGCGTTGTGGCGTTCGACATAAAAACCGGCCGGCTGGAGGTTTTCCACGGCAAGACCATACTCTTCGCCACCGGCGGTTACGGAAGGGCTTACCAGATAACCTCCAACGCCTACGCCAACACCGGCGACGGAATCACCGCCGCCTACCGCGCGGGCGTGCCGCTGATGGACATGGAGTTCGTGCAGTTCCACCCCACGGGACTATACCAGCACGGCATATTGCTCTCCGAAGCCGCCCGCGGCGAGGGGGGTTACCTGCTAAACGGCCTTGGGGAGCGGTTCATGAGCAAATACGCCCCGTCTAAAATGGAGCTTGGGCCACGGGACATTGTCTCCCGCTCCGCCCAGACCGAGATAGACGAAGGACGCGGCGCCGGGCCGAACAAGGATTACGTTTATCTGGACCTGCGTCATCTGGGCAAGGAAAAGCTTATGGAGCGCCTGCCGCAGATATACAACCTGGCTAAAGATTTCATCGGCGTGGACGCCATGAAAAATCCGGTTCCCATACAGCCCACGGCCCATTATTCCATGGGTGGCATCCCCGCCGATAACGACTGCCAGGTGCTTGCGGACGAAAAGGGGAACCTGGTTAAAGGCTTCTTCGCCGCCGGGGAATGCTCTTGCGTCTCCGTGCATGGGGCCAACCGGCTTGGCACAAACTCCCTGCTGGACGCGCTGGTGTTCGGCAGGCGGGCAGGTAAAAAACTGGCGGAAGTCACCGGCGGAATGGACTGGTCGCCGGTGGACGAGCGTAAAGAGCTGGACGCGGCGCTAAACGAGATAAGGGCCCTGCGCGAAGCCAGCGGAAGCGAGGACATGACTTCCATCCGCTCGGAGCTGAAAAACACCATGACCTACAAGGCCGGGGTGTACAGGAACGGGGATGACCTGGGCCAGGCCCATAAAAAGATAAAAGAGCTTCAGGAAAGGTTTAAGCGCGCCCCCATGGCCGACAAGGGCAACACCTTCAACACGAACATGGTGGAGTCGCTGGAGCTTGCCCACATGCTGGAGTATTCGGAGCTTATCGTGGCCGGCGCCATAGAGCGCAAGGAAAGCCGCGGCGCCCACGCCAGGAAAGACCACCCCACCCGGGACGACGCCGGGTGGCTGAAACATACCATGGCTTTCAAGACGGCGGACGGCGGATATGAACTGCGCTACAAACCCGTGCGCATAACCAGGTTCCAGCCGCAGGAACGGAAGTATTAA
- a CDS encoding GTPase domain-containing protein: protein MAVFNYANREITAKIVYYGPALCGKTTNLEIIHKKIAPQNRGQMLSLATESDRTLFFDLLPVDIGTIGGFSVRIQLYTVPGQTYYNKTRQMVLRGADGVVFVADSQEKMLDANAESMKNLEENITANNLDFSSIPLVIQFNKQDLPPLSAVEAMNQAFNPRNVPTTKAVAIKGEGVMETFRLIVKEVLTAMQTRIGKGVDPAPASKPQQPRPETAPMKVVSEKLGAIHDAREGASARPMPISANPVQAIAELRARLSQISQATRSLQVQQEEMKKALDELTLRVSQAQKTSQS from the coding sequence ATGGCTGTATTCAACTACGCCAACCGGGAGATAACGGCCAAGATAGTTTATTACGGCCCCGCCCTCTGCGGCAAAACCACCAACCTGGAGATCATCCATAAAAAAATAGCGCCCCAGAACCGGGGCCAGATGCTCTCCCTGGCCACCGAAAGCGACAGGACGCTGTTCTTCGACCTGCTCCCGGTGGACATAGGGACCATCGGCGGCTTCTCCGTGCGCATCCAGCTTTACACCGTCCCTGGGCAGACCTATTACAACAAGACGCGCCAAATGGTGCTCCGCGGAGCCGACGGGGTGGTTTTCGTGGCCGACAGCCAGGAAAAAATGCTGGACGCCAACGCCGAAAGCATGAAGAACCTTGAGGAAAACATTACCGCCAACAATCTGGACTTCTCCTCTATCCCCCTGGTCATCCAGTTCAACAAGCAGGACTTGCCGCCGTTAAGCGCGGTGGAAGCCATGAACCAGGCCTTCAATCCGCGCAATGTCCCCACCACAAAGGCCGTGGCCATAAAGGGCGAAGGGGTGATGGAAACGTTCCGCCTCATCGTAAAAGAGGTGCTCACCGCCATGCAGACGCGGATAGGCAAGGGGGTGGATCCGGCGCCCGCAAGCAAACCACAGCAACCCCGGCCGGAAACCGCGCCTATGAAAGTGGTCTCCGAAAAACTGGGGGCCATACACGACGCCAGAGAGGGCGCCAGCGCCAGGCCCATGCCCATCAGCGCAAATCCCGTCCAGGCCATCGCCGAACTGCGCGCCAGGCTCTCCCAAATCTCCCAGGCCACCCGGAGCCTCCAGGTCCAGCAGGAAGAAATGAAGAAGGCGCTGGACGAACTTACATTGCGAGTCTCGCAGGCGCAAAAAACGTCACAGTCTTGA
- a CDS encoding glycosyltransferase: MNLESYVPVVGEDVINQLRQLARQLKGLKVVHVNSTRSGGGVAEILNILVPLMRNLEIDASWEVISGPSDFFDCTKAIHNALQGGQAPIAERLWKVYDSTTRENAERLRQVLEDADVVFIHDPQPAGLLKMTPGRKGKWIWRCHIDLSFPYRPVWKRLREHVEGYDASIFSLAAFAQTLPHPQYLIPPSIDPLGDKNMELTVAELIAVYQRFGIDPERPLITQVSRFDRFKDPVGVIYAYKMAKKFTPNLQLALAGGGASDDPEGEIVLNEVRAAAEDDDSIHVLALPPDEHRVINALQRISDIVLQKSTKEGFGLTVTEALWKSKPVIGGNTGGIRLQLVNYHTGFLVDSPEGAALRIRYLMGDRRKMEEMGRKGKEFVRENFLITRHLREYLTLMHGILHTDSDRIELN; encoded by the coding sequence ATGAACCTTGAGTCATACGTTCCTGTCGTGGGGGAGGATGTCATAAATCAACTGCGCCAATTGGCCAGGCAGTTAAAAGGGCTGAAGGTGGTCCATGTAAACTCCACCCGGTCCGGCGGCGGGGTGGCGGAGATCCTGAACATTCTCGTGCCCCTGATGAGGAACCTGGAGATAGACGCCAGCTGGGAAGTGATAAGCGGCCCCTCGGATTTTTTCGATTGCACCAAGGCCATCCACAACGCCCTGCAGGGAGGGCAGGCGCCTATCGCCGAAAGGCTGTGGAAAGTTTACGACTCCACCACCCGGGAGAACGCCGAGCGTCTGCGGCAAGTCCTGGAGGATGCGGACGTGGTGTTCATACACGACCCGCAACCCGCGGGTCTGCTCAAGATGACGCCAGGCCGGAAGGGTAAATGGATATGGCGGTGCCATATAGACCTCAGTTTTCCATACAGGCCCGTATGGAAACGCTTGCGGGAGCATGTGGAGGGGTATGACGCCTCCATATTTTCCCTGGCCGCTTTCGCGCAGACATTGCCGCATCCGCAATACCTTATCCCGCCCAGCATAGACCCGCTTGGCGACAAGAACATGGAATTGACCGTGGCCGAGCTGATAGCCGTTTACCAGAGGTTCGGCATAGACCCGGAGCGGCCGTTGATAACGCAGGTATCCAGGTTCGACCGGTTCAAGGATCCTGTGGGGGTGATTTACGCCTACAAGATGGCGAAGAAGTTTACCCCGAATTTACAGCTTGCGCTGGCCGGAGGAGGGGCTTCGGATGATCCGGAGGGTGAAATCGTGCTCAACGAAGTGCGGGCGGCGGCGGAGGATGACGACTCTATCCATGTCCTGGCGTTGCCTCCGGATGAGCATCGCGTCATAAACGCGTTGCAAAGGATATCCGACATTGTGTTGCAGAAATCCACCAAGGAGGGTTTCGGGCTTACCGTAACCGAGGCTTTATGGAAAAGCAAACCGGTGATAGGCGGCAACACGGGAGGGATCCGGCTCCAGCTGGTCAACTACCATACAGGCTTTCTTGTGGACTCGCCTGAAGGGGCGGCCCTGCGGATACGCTACCTGATGGGCGACAGGCGGAAGATGGAGGAGATGGGCAGAAAGGGAAAAGAGTTTGTCCGCGAGAATTTCCTTATAACCCGCCATTTACGGGAGTACCTGACCCTGATGCACGGCATACTCCACACCGACAGCGACAGGATAGAGCTTAATTAG
- a CDS encoding tetratricopeptide repeat protein: MSDKKHTVALIEDEFIRAHPIKRKFMEEGFAAETFPYALESLDKIAAMAPDIIVLDCDPGHKTDPYYLAEKIRADDRLKGAEVFFYTQAIDVQTEIMLRKLKITSYFTKTEKIEYLVDAAQQHFVNLEAEKDKGRWEDQISSLDVPERENDVQSPDTPAGEGFESTHEFSSILSEFGAGLERHLAKDENYHETRYNLGVSYYEMELYDKALEELTISLQSPDFYFKSLNMMGMAHRRLGETEKAIENFKKGYQEAKEEFVKLGFLYEIGDTYDAVGKHQDAYRMFAAVYKQNKEFKDVRSRLITLKNLLEPKNP; encoded by the coding sequence ATGAGTGATAAAAAACACACGGTCGCCCTTATTGAGGACGAGTTCATCCGCGCCCATCCTATAAAGCGGAAATTCATGGAGGAAGGGTTCGCGGCCGAAACGTTCCCCTACGCGCTGGAGTCTTTGGATAAAATAGCGGCCATGGCGCCGGACATCATCGTGCTGGACTGCGACCCGGGTCACAAGACAGACCCCTATTACCTGGCCGAGAAAATCCGGGCCGATGACAGGCTGAAAGGCGCCGAGGTGTTTTTTTACACCCAGGCCATAGACGTGCAGACCGAGATAATGTTGCGCAAACTCAAAATAACCTCCTACTTCACCAAGACCGAGAAAATTGAGTATCTAGTGGACGCGGCCCAACAGCATTTCGTGAACCTGGAGGCCGAAAAAGACAAGGGCAGGTGGGAAGACCAGATAAGCTCCCTGGACGTGCCGGAGCGGGAAAACGACGTTCAAAGCCCGGACACCCCCGCGGGTGAAGGGTTCGAAAGCACCCACGAGTTCTCCAGCATCCTGTCGGAGTTTGGCGCGGGGCTGGAGCGCCACCTGGCCAAGGACGAAAATTATCATGAGACCCGGTACAACCTGGGTGTGTCATACTACGAGATGGAGCTTTACGACAAGGCTCTGGAAGAGCTGACGATCAGCCTCCAGTCGCCGGACTTTTATTTTAAGAGCCTCAACATGATGGGAATGGCCCACAGGCGCCTGGGGGAAACGGAAAAAGCCATCGAGAATTTCAAGAAGGGCTACCAGGAGGCCAAGGAGGAGTTCGTCAAACTCGGTTTTCTTTATGAGATCGGAGACACATACGACGCCGTAGGCAAACACCAGGACGCTTACCGGATGTTCGCGGCGGTGTACAAACAGAACAAGGAGTTTAAGGACGTGCGCTCCAGGCTTATCACTCTTAAGAACCTGTTAGAGCCGAAGAACCCCTGA
- the mgtE gene encoding magnesium transporter, with protein MKETDFISQILKHPDLAGGPPGEFIKKHHPEDIAAALNNIDEPDKLLRAVYSLPEGVDSLVIPFLEVRALNLIIENSPPEKIGEIIEEMESDDAADVLGNVREEVAEDILETVSEEWGKRISHLMEYGAQTAGGVMKSEVFTMPVGSTVDETIGRLRRMAGLSGDTHNVFVVDPGHRLAGVFPSSALLFAPPGARVESLVTDKPQSVTAETDQEDVARIFKKYDLITLPVLDSAGVLLGAVTVDDVVDIMEAEAGEDILRMAGAGDESTVRTASSLKLAWLRAPWLGSSMAAGGVTGIAMWQFSPTINSMVALATFIPMVMGLTGNVGTQSSALVIRGIATGRLNSGSRRRYIFKEMKVAILLAFLCSTLCGAVAYLWQESVIVGASVGGALFISVVLASVTGTLIPLLFRWLKLDPAIAGGPLTLALNDIIALVLYLGIATALLNVTGV; from the coding sequence ATGAAAGAAACAGATTTTATTTCCCAGATATTGAAACATCCGGACTTGGCCGGTGGCCCGCCCGGCGAATTCATCAAGAAACACCATCCGGAAGACATCGCCGCCGCCCTGAACAATATTGACGAGCCGGACAAACTGTTGCGGGCCGTATATTCCCTGCCCGAGGGGGTTGATTCGCTGGTGATCCCGTTCCTTGAGGTTCGGGCGTTAAACCTCATTATAGAGAACTCCCCGCCGGAAAAGATCGGCGAGATCATCGAGGAGATGGAGAGCGACGACGCCGCTGATGTGCTGGGGAACGTGCGCGAAGAAGTGGCCGAGGACATTCTGGAGACCGTTTCGGAGGAATGGGGGAAGCGCATCTCCCACCTGATGGAGTATGGCGCCCAGACGGCGGGCGGCGTCATGAAGTCGGAGGTTTTCACAATGCCGGTGGGATCTACCGTGGATGAAACCATCGGGAGGTTGAGGCGCATGGCCGGCCTTTCAGGGGACACCCACAACGTTTTCGTGGTGGATCCCGGCCACCGGCTGGCGGGTGTTTTCCCGTCCAGCGCCCTGCTTTTCGCGCCGCCGGGGGCCAGGGTGGAGTCGTTGGTCACAGACAAGCCGCAATCCGTCACCGCCGAGACCGACCAGGAGGATGTGGCGAGAATATTCAAGAAATACGACCTTATCACCCTGCCGGTCCTGGATTCCGCCGGTGTCCTGCTGGGCGCGGTGACGGTGGACGACGTGGTGGACATCATGGAGGCTGAGGCCGGTGAGGACATACTGCGGATGGCCGGCGCGGGGGACGAATCCACCGTGCGGACCGCATCCTCGCTAAAGCTCGCGTGGCTCCGGGCGCCGTGGCTCGGCTCCTCGATGGCCGCCGGGGGGGTGACGGGCATTGCGATGTGGCAGTTCAGCCCCACGATAAATTCCATGGTGGCGCTGGCCACTTTCATACCCATGGTGATGGGGCTCACGGGAAACGTGGGCACGCAAAGCTCCGCGCTTGTCATCCGGGGCATCGCCACGGGAAGGCTGAATTCCGGATCCAGGCGGCGGTACATTTTCAAGGAGATGAAAGTGGCCATCCTTCTTGCTTTCCTATGCTCCACGCTGTGTGGCGCGGTGGCTTATCTTTGGCAGGAGAGCGTTATAGTGGGGGCTTCCGTGGGCGGGGCGTTGTTCATATCGGTGGTTCTGGCTTCGGTTACGGGAACGCTTATCCCTCTCCTGTTCAGGTGGCTCAAGCTGGATCCGGCCATAGCCGGAGGGCCGCTAACCCTGGCGCTCAACGACATAATAGCGCTGGTCCTTTATCTTGGGATCGCCACGGCGTTGTTGAACGTAACCGGCGTGTAA
- a CDS encoding bifunctional alpha,alpha-trehalose-phosphate synthase (UDP-forming)/trehalose-phosphatase produces MLGLTGARPKTETSRLIIVSNRLPVSVEYRRDGYTYSPSAGGLATALGSIYKQYKSAWVGWPGISSEKARKGMGQIERALEHEHSCHPVWLSRDDVDDYYHGFSNKTVWPLFHYFPKMTTYNRSHWETYKRVNALFRDAVLRVAKDGDMIWIQDYHLMLLPEMLRKEIPNASIGFFLHIPFPTFEVFRLLPWREEILMGLLGSDLVGFHTYDYTLYFLRSVHRLLGMESHLGVITLPTRTVKADTFPIGIDFDRFSQASSDPAVIGEMEGFRASLGGRKMILSIDRLDYTKGITQRLKALDSFFTRYPKWREKVTNVAIAAPSRDQVDQYRYLKKEVDELVGDINGRHGAIGWAPIQYLYRTMSFQSICALYNLADVALITPVRDGMNLVAKEYLACKNSLDGALILSEMTGAAKELGEAVIVNPNDIESMADSIAMALEMPEEERKERMRAMRRRVQRYNAARWGDDFISRLQSVKKAQEEMGAKLVSWRTKAEIKSIYKNSAQRLFLLDYDGTLTGFYPNPADARPGDGLRLILTRLAANPKNSVVIISGRDRAVMDNWFSDINIDLISEHGVALKEAGEWKVTEQVSTAWKDDIRQILEFYADRTPGAFVEEKEFSLVWHYRKSDPELGALRANELKDNLKAFIANLGLQVQEGSKVIDVRNAGVNKGKAALGYTARTAHDFILAVGDDWTDEDMFRSLPENAITIKVGLPPTAAKYNLESPENVVSFLDELSLVVS; encoded by the coding sequence ATGCTCGGGCTTACCGGCGCCAGGCCAAAAACCGAAACGTCACGTTTGATAATCGTGTCAAACCGGCTTCCCGTAAGCGTGGAGTACCGCCGTGACGGCTATACGTACAGCCCGAGCGCGGGAGGCCTTGCCACGGCGCTGGGATCCATATACAAGCAATACAAGAGCGCATGGGTGGGCTGGCCCGGCATCTCCTCCGAGAAGGCCAGGAAGGGGATGGGCCAGATAGAGCGCGCGCTGGAGCATGAGCATTCCTGCCACCCGGTGTGGCTTTCGCGGGACGATGTGGACGATTATTACCACGGGTTTTCGAACAAGACCGTGTGGCCCCTGTTCCATTATTTCCCGAAGATGACCACATACAACAGATCCCATTGGGAGACCTACAAGCGCGTTAACGCCCTTTTCCGCGACGCCGTTTTGCGCGTGGCGAAGGACGGGGACATGATATGGATACAGGATTACCACCTGATGCTTCTCCCGGAAATGCTCCGGAAAGAGATACCCAACGCGTCCATAGGCTTTTTCCTCCATATCCCGTTTCCCACCTTCGAGGTGTTCAGGCTGTTGCCCTGGCGGGAGGAAATCCTCATGGGTCTGCTGGGCTCCGACCTGGTGGGGTTTCACACCTACGACTACACGCTGTATTTCCTCCGCTCCGTCCACCGCTTGCTGGGTATGGAGTCCCACCTGGGGGTGATAACCCTTCCCACCCGCACGGTGAAGGCGGACACGTTTCCCATAGGAATAGATTTCGACCGGTTCTCCCAGGCCTCCAGCGATCCGGCGGTGATAGGCGAGATGGAAGGTTTCAGGGCCAGCCTTGGCGGCAGGAAGATGATCCTCTCCATAGACAGGCTGGATTACACCAAGGGTATAACCCAGAGATTGAAGGCGCTGGACTCCTTTTTCACCCGGTACCCGAAATGGCGGGAGAAGGTGACCAACGTGGCCATCGCGGCGCCATCGCGGGACCAGGTGGATCAATACAGATACCTGAAGAAAGAGGTGGACGAGCTTGTGGGGGATATAAACGGCCGCCATGGCGCGATAGGGTGGGCGCCGATCCAGTACCTTTACCGCACGATGTCTTTCCAGTCCATCTGCGCGCTCTATAATCTGGCCGACGTGGCTTTGATAACCCCTGTCCGTGACGGGATGAACCTTGTGGCCAAGGAATACCTGGCCTGCAAGAACAGCTTGGACGGCGCCCTGATATTGAGCGAGATGACCGGAGCCGCCAAGGAACTGGGCGAGGCGGTAATAGTGAATCCGAACGATATAGAGAGCATGGCCGATTCCATCGCCATGGCGCTGGAAATGCCCGAGGAGGAACGCAAGGAGCGGATGCGGGCCATGCGAAGGAGGGTGCAGAGGTATAACGCGGCCCGGTGGGGGGATGATTTCATATCGAGGCTCCAGAGCGTAAAGAAGGCGCAGGAGGAAATGGGGGCGAAACTGGTTTCATGGCGTACAAAGGCAGAAATCAAGTCCATCTACAAGAATTCGGCGCAACGGCTTTTTCTGCTGGATTATGACGGCACCCTTACCGGTTTTTATCCAAACCCCGCGGACGCCAGGCCTGGCGATGGTCTTAGGCTGATCCTCACCAGGCTTGCCGCCAATCCGAAGAACAGCGTTGTCATCATAAGCGGGCGGGACAGGGCGGTGATGGACAACTGGTTTTCGGACATTAACATAGACCTGATATCAGAGCACGGGGTTGCCTTGAAGGAGGCGGGCGAATGGAAAGTAACCGAACAGGTTTCCACCGCGTGGAAAGATGACATCCGGCAGATACTGGAGTTCTACGCCGACCGGACGCCAGGGGCTTTTGTGGAGGAGAAGGAATTCTCGCTGGTGTGGCATTACAGGAAGTCGGATCCTGAATTGGGCGCCTTACGGGCCAACGAGCTTAAGGACAACTTGAAAGCGTTTATAGCGAATCTGGGTTTGCAGGTCCAGGAGGGGAGCAAAGTTATAGATGTGCGCAACGCTGGCGTCAATAAGGGGAAGGCCGCTTTAGGTTATACGGCCAGGACCGCCCATGACTTCATTCTGGCCGTTGGGGACGACTGGACGGATGAGGACATGTTCCGGTCGTTGCCCGAAAACGCGATTACAATTAAAGTGGGTTTACCGCCGACCGCGGCGAAATACAACCTGGAATCGCCGGAAAACGTGGTGTCCTTCCTTGATGAGCTGTCCCTGGTTGTTTCCTGA